ATGTTCCATGAGTATGCCCGTGAAAATAGGGCAGTGTTTGGATGGTGTATGGCAGAAATTTCCCCCCAAAATGCAGGTTCATGTGCCCAAGAGGCAGTGTGCTAAAAGCGCCTCCTTGTGACCAAAGCATGCATTACAGATGTTCTTGTCATGTAtaaaggaaatgaaaaataaacttgTTAACTTAAATAAATAATATGACTGCATGCACAGGATTTGGGTTTGAATTCATCTTGTTATTTATCTTATTACAATTAACCGTGACCCCTCATCTacgtgcaagcacgtctaacccccaagggatggggaacaacagaagttaaaccggatagtgagtgagtgtgtgagtgatacataacgttatatattatacattACTCAACCATAAGTTCTTGAGTACTTTATTTGAAAGCCATGATCATGAATCACCGTTCAAAGTGAGATGTCATGATGAAGCACTTTTATCATTGGTGTAAAACATTCACATATCTTGAAACAATTAAATGAAACAATTAGAACTACTAGCTACCAGAAAATGCAGTGACTGTAGAACATGAAGCCTGCAGAAGGGGTACTGAgtactgttgtttttgtgatgGTTCTATGTGATAGTGTGTTTGTATTAATACTATTACTGTAAAGTATGTGACTATAATGCTACTGCATACTTCAACCCACTGCAAATACTGATTTTTCCCCTATTAAAAATTAAGTCACTGCGAACtgaaaaacatgtacagtgtaccCTATCTTGAGTACCTGAACCAGACACCCATATTGTAGACTACACTGTTCATCATaacaaatcataatcataacaaATGTCAATTATCTGGGAATGTGTGGATAAATGAATCCCTTTTATCTTTCCAAACACGATTCAAAACAGTGACATCCACAGGGATGTCAGACCATGACAAGGTCCTTCACACAAAACTTTtgctgtcatacatgtacatacacaggtacatgtataatgttatgcCTTTTAGGGTGCAGTATTCTCACATTGTAGATTTTTGACAGCAAGATATAAATAAGGCCATAACCTTTTCGAggctctcactcactcagtatGTACATAGCATAGCATACTGGTCTTGTATTTCACGATAGACATTGATATGCAATACGTGGTTTTCAACTGATTTGAGAGGGCGTCAATGAGCAAATTTACATCAAGGCTCATCAAACCTTACTGAACCATGACTGTTGTAGCTTCTGTCCTCCCGCCACTTTTGATTCACTCCTGATGTCACTTCCAACTCCCGGAACATCAGAACAGTGAATCAGTCATCTGATGTAGGTCTGTGAGATCTACTGAAAattccttgtgttggaacagaGCTCAAATGAAGTATTTCTACTTCAAACCTGGTTAAATACTAGAAAACCTTGAcaatgtttaatttgtaaacaacaaaatatgacCCTATACCCTTCCTCATTAGACAGACTCCACATAAGCAGTTATTAAAGTAAATACTGCTATATAAATATTCAATACACTCCATACTACTTCCTCACTCAGTTTCAATCATATCTGAAATTGTACAATGATAAATTTGACCTATAAAACAATTCTTGAATAGTACAAATGTCATGGTATTCCAGCAGGGCCATTTAGGTCCATAAAAGAGACCACCATGACCAGGTCTCACTAAGCAattaaatttcatggatgacatcagtgtgCACTTAAGTCTTGAATTTCtccaggtttaaaaaaaaaaaattctcctcTTTGGAGATGGCCAACATGAGAAGAAAATACTGAAAATAGGAAAATTTGTGAAGTGACATTAGCGAGGTACCCATGCATGTAGTTGCAGAAGCAACACTAGTGATGTAGCCATGAGTGAAACTAGACTTATAGTTAtaccacacaagtgtcactttgtgcactttTTTAATGCAGGAAGACTTGATGGCTGTGATATCATGTGTTCTCACTTCAATTGTTGTTTTTAACATTTATGGTCTCTCATTTATCTCAAAAGCTTAGACATCTTGAATATTTGTAACGTTAatcatcttgtttttgtttacactgTCACATTAGATTtgaagtctgcagaggatgtcatccttaatatttacttgctgttgcaTTTTGCAAGGAATGTAGCCATCCTGAATCATCATCAGTCCAGCCCTACATCATGGAAGGACTTGTTGTCCTTGTAGAGCTGCACTGCCTGGACGTGCAGCGGGGTGGCGTGCATGCACACCTGCACCGCCATCTGGCCATACATTCTCTCCATCCACCTGCACAACAGAAAATACTTATCATAACATTATAATCCTTCATATCATGCTTTATCCCTGATGTTGTACATGAAAATCAATGTGTGTGGTCTTGTGCTGGGGCAAGTTGAACACCCAGCATTGTGGCATTCAGCAGACCATTTTTTGTCTCCAGAGATTATCACATTTTGTGGCACTATTTCGGTCATTAAAATTGCCATGTCTTGTGCTTTATTGTCACTCCTCACCTGTTGAGGTTGGGAAATCTCTGCTCACTCAGCTGGAATCCACTCAGTTCATGGAAGGCTGGAAAACGCTCAAACCATGGCCAGACCAGGAAGTCCAGTATTCTGTGGAATTCATTGTAGATCGGTTATGAGACCTGGGGTTGTTACTGCAATAAACCTGGATATGTTACAGTTGGTCTCCTTTATAGCAGGCTCTATGGGTCAAGCTTTTGGGGGCttacaatatgttttttttctgatggcatGTCAGTTCTGtgtcacttgttttttttttgggggggggggggggcacgagATCGTGAAGCGGATGGTCCGGCTTCAACATGTCCTTGAACAGCTTGATTGCTGCTGCCTCTCTCCTGTCCTTCAAGGACGGAAGGTTTGGGACTGATCGCCCGCCACCAGAGGAGATGATACAGAGGGCACGTTTTTGAACATGTTCCATACTGGTAGACAGTTCTTCATTGCAACCGACCAACAGAACGTGTCCGTACTCGAGGACTGGACGAATGAGAGACAAGAACACCCATACCAGGTCGGGAACGCTCATATCTTGCTTTGTCAATATGCGCAGGTAGTATATTAGCCTACTGGAGGCTTTGGATACTGTTGATCTCACATGGTCCTGGAAGGACAGTTAACTATCAAGTTTACTGTTGTTACCCATGGTTCTTCTATCACCTCTGGGTTTAATATTACATTAGACTCTACCCCTTTAGTATACTGAAGTGTTATCTTGGCTTTCTTATATGTCTGATAGTACCTGGGTTTGTTGCCTCCAAAGAAAGGTGTGCTGAGCTGGGTGAGCTCAGCCTCCAGTGGCTCCAGCCCCATCAGTAGTGCTGCCTCTGCCTCCTTGTCTGTTGCTGTGGACTTACAATATGCTGGGTATGCACCAAGCGGAACCTGCAAGCAGCATGAGCAATTTGGAAATTGAGAAATCAGTCAATTATCTCAAATttattatgtaacgttaacagttaTGCCTTCTCCTGCTAAATTGTTATGAAAACAAGGAAAGGTTTTGTCACAGTCCAAATGTATAAATTTATAAATTGTGGCCTACCACTGGATCGAAGGCACTGACAAGCAGCTTGATCCTGGCCCTGTCATACGGATCCTTTGGGAACAGGACATTCTGGGTGAACATCTGGTCCAGGTATTCACAGACCACCATCGACTCCCAAAGCAAGCGGTCATCTTGCTCCAGCCCAGGGGTCTAGGGGAAATGGGGAAACAGTAAATATgatctttcataattatttgTTGGACGATAGTTCTATGCACATTTTCAATTTAGTAGGTGAGCAAAAGCTCCAAACAAAAACTATCCTGCAATGTATATGATCCAccgcttactgagtcacgtgttctacctgcataacgtgacgtcatgacagcagtggattgttcattccttgacaaagactggtgctgttcagtcaaaattttggtgagtccaatttttgtgttggatatcaCAGTTTAACTAGTCCAATAAGAACTATGCTGCTCCAGATGTCTTATTGAGTGATGGCTGCAGTGGGAAAGATGTTGGTTTGCTGaagaatgagtccactctactataaaCACTTTCAATTAGTACTATATAGTAGTAATAGATGTGGAG
The sequence above is drawn from the Branchiostoma floridae strain S238N-H82 chromosome 4, Bfl_VNyyK, whole genome shotgun sequence genome and encodes:
- the LOC118412881 gene encoding glutathione S-transferase omega-2-like; translation: MDQRAYGGDSEFPPLEAGKLRIYGNRFCPFTERVRLVLAAKGVEYEQVNIRLRDKPKWYLEKFPAGRTPGLEQDDRLLWESMVVCEYLDQMFTQNVLFPKDPYDRARIKLLVSAFDPVVPLGAYPAYCKSTATDKEAEAALLMGLEPLEAELTQLSTPFFGGNKPRILDFLVWPWFERFPAFHELSGFQLSEQRFPNLNRWMERMYGQMAVQVCMHATPLHVQAVQLYKDNKSFHDVGLD